Proteins from one Thermococcus sp. M36 genomic window:
- a CDS encoding ABC transporter permease, whose amino-acid sequence MLKNKALLFSVIVITTMIAVSLIGPSRVNPEDIENWDNILYWHLNPKNVPPEWYGKLTNLPKTEWLTATEENGSYVFKYDFHYKVAPKDIIIVLDKFESYRVTIKDPEGNEYIMWNTLIPKELNLRNSIALREIAREKCGVETTSGQLLFWNGLNVIFSKPKKDCILNPEPVKGTYLIVLTPLGQYNSTPKVYIQGESYGVMGTDNFGRDLWAGYLWGMRETIAIAVIGALFAMGLAMIFGMLSVLSSGLGKALNFVSNLLTVMPLLPVAIGLIIIISDINDYTYTISTDPLLLAVVLGILSVGDLSRNIRSIVDEELRKEYIESSKALGGSSRWILTRHVSKVLIPYTLYQFALAVPGIIALITLLGFFNVVPGFNWGTLMSQSIRENTVYRLSWWHILPVGISIGLMALSFVAIARDIERRFLER is encoded by the coding sequence ATGCTTAAAAATAAGGCTCTCCTGTTCTCCGTAATAGTGATCACAACAATGATAGCGGTCTCTCTGATAGGGCCCAGCCGGGTAAATCCCGAGGATATAGAGAACTGGGACAACATTCTTTACTGGCACCTTAATCCCAAGAACGTGCCGCCCGAGTGGTACGGGAAACTGACAAATCTTCCCAAAACCGAATGGCTGACCGCAACCGAGGAAAACGGCTCCTACGTTTTCAAATACGACTTCCACTATAAGGTTGCCCCTAAGGACATAATAATCGTTCTTGATAAGTTCGAGAGCTATCGTGTAACTATAAAAGACCCAGAGGGAAACGAGTACATTATGTGGAACACCCTCATACCCAAGGAGTTGAACCTCCGAAATTCAATAGCCCTCAGGGAGATCGCAAGAGAAAAGTGTGGAGTTGAAACTACTTCCGGTCAACTCCTCTTCTGGAACGGTCTTAACGTAATCTTTTCCAAGCCCAAAAAGGACTGCATTCTAAACCCAGAACCCGTTAAAGGCACGTACCTGATAGTGCTCACTCCCCTGGGACAGTACAACTCGACTCCAAAGGTGTATATCCAAGGGGAAAGCTATGGAGTCATGGGAACGGATAATTTTGGAAGGGACTTATGGGCGGGATATCTGTGGGGTATGAGGGAAACAATTGCGATAGCCGTTATTGGAGCCCTCTTCGCAATGGGCTTGGCAATGATATTCGGAATGCTCAGCGTTCTATCGAGTGGGCTTGGAAAGGCTCTCAACTTTGTCTCGAACCTCTTAACTGTCATGCCACTCCTTCCGGTAGCAATAGGACTCATCATAATAATCTCCGACATCAACGACTACACGTACACAATATCAACAGACCCTCTCCTCTTGGCAGTGGTGCTCGGAATTCTCAGCGTCGGTGACCTCTCCCGCAACATACGCTCAATAGTGGATGAAGAGCTCAGAAAAGAGTACATCGAGTCTTCTAAGGCCCTAGGTGGAAGCTCACGGTGGATACTAACGAGGCATGTCTCAAAGGTGCTGATTCCCTACACACTCTACCAATTCGCCCTCGCCGTCCCGGGAATAATAGCTTTGATAACACTTCTCGGCTTTTTCAACGTCGTTCCAGGATTCAATTGGGGAACGCTGATGAGCCAGAGCATAAGGGAGAACACCGTTTACAGGCTCTCATGGTGGCACATCCTACCCGTTGGCATCTCAATAGGCCTGATGGCACTCTCCTTCGTCGCAATAGCCAGGGACATAGAAAGGCGTTTCTTGGAGCGCTGA
- a CDS encoding ABC transporter permease subunit: MLTTLAPMFSAIPGWFWGVFLIWILWWRIGLSTIDYMTYIARARLNDKLGFGTYLNAMLIPVLTLTFANVVIYAFNVRTLVKKEMHEEHFFADVLKGLPDRKIMKKPLRTVFPSFLTFTSYNFLNLLVNGMAVEKLFNVNGIGYVFATSAGRQYDYVWSYLRGIHVVAFSFVFRPKLLFFVALVMVFLYFINSSVMEILYSKLDPRVRRDA; the protein is encoded by the coding sequence ATCCTGACCACTCTAGCTCCGATGTTCTCTGCGATTCCTGGCTGGTTTTGGGGAGTATTTCTTATTTGGATTCTTTGGTGGCGAATCGGCTTATCGACCATAGACTACATGACGTATATAGCGAGGGCAAGGCTCAATGACAAGCTGGGATTCGGAACGTATCTCAACGCCATGCTGATTCCCGTCCTCACACTGACCTTTGCCAACGTCGTGATTTACGCGTTCAATGTGAGAACGCTCGTGAAAAAGGAGATGCACGAAGAACACTTCTTCGCGGACGTGCTGAAGGGACTTCCAGACAGGAAAATAATGAAAAAGCCCCTGAGGACGGTCTTCCCATCGTTTTTGACCTTCACAAGCTACAACTTCCTGAACCTGCTGGTAAACGGAATGGCGGTTGAAAAGTTATTCAACGTCAACGGCATAGGCTACGTCTTTGCAACGTCAGCGGGGAGGCAGTATGACTACGTGTGGAGCTATCTGAGGGGAATTCACGTTGTTGCCTTCTCCTTTGTCTTCAGACCCAAACTCCTCTTTTTTGTGGCATTAGTCATGGTGTTCCTGTACTTCATAAACTCGTCCGTAATGGAGATTCTCTACTCAAAACTTGATCCGAGGGTGAGGAGAGATGCTTAA
- a CDS encoding dihydroorotate dehydrogenase electron transfer subunit, with product MLERATLKEIWDVAKDVKAFRLDKRFEFKAGQFIMAWLPRVGEKPFSLAWKDLIVVKRVGPFTSRLFELEEGDHVWIRGPYGRGFEPKGDNIALVGGGIGIPPLYAFARQNRKKFEHITLIYGARSKDELALMDVEDYVDEVVITTDDGSAGRRGFPTEVLAGRRGEFDQVYACGPEPMLGAVLRAMDYRNVQVSAERYMKCGIGVCGSCNLGKYLVCRDGPVFDGFQLRGLL from the coding sequence ATGCTGGAAAGGGCAACGCTTAAGGAAATCTGGGACGTTGCAAAGGACGTTAAAGCCTTCAGGCTCGATAAAAGGTTCGAATTCAAAGCGGGACAGTTTATAATGGCCTGGCTTCCCAGAGTCGGTGAGAAGCCCTTCAGCCTGGCGTGGAAAGACCTGATAGTGGTCAAGCGCGTCGGCCCGTTCACATCAAGGCTCTTCGAGCTCGAGGAAGGTGACCACGTCTGGATCCGTGGTCCCTATGGGAGGGGCTTTGAGCCGAAAGGAGATAACATCGCCCTCGTTGGGGGCGGCATCGGAATTCCACCACTATATGCCTTCGCAAGGCAGAATAGGAAAAAGTTCGAACACATCACGCTTATTTATGGCGCCCGCTCAAAGGACGAGCTGGCACTGATGGACGTTGAGGATTATGTTGACGAGGTCGTCATAACCACAGACGACGGCTCGGCGGGAAGGAGGGGCTTTCCAACCGAAGTCCTGGCCGGGAGAAGGGGGGAGTTCGATCAGGTCTATGCCTGTGGCCCAGAGCCCATGCTGGGGGCGGTTCTTAGGGCTATGGATTACAGGAACGTTCAGGTTTCAGCGGAAAGGTACATGAAGTGCGGAATAGGCGTCTGCGGTTCCTGCAACCTAGGGAAATACCTCGTCTGCAGAGATGGCCCTGTCTTCGACGGCTTCCAGCTGAGGGGACTGCTCTGA